A window from Physeter macrocephalus isolate SW-GA chromosome 11, ASM283717v5, whole genome shotgun sequence encodes these proteins:
- the LOC102982495 gene encoding LOW QUALITY PROTEIN: annexin A2-like (The sequence of the model RefSeq protein was modified relative to this genomic sequence to represent the inferred CDS: inserted 1 base in 1 codon) has protein sequence MSTVHEILCKLSLEGDHSTPPSAYGSVKAYTNFDAEQYALNIETAIKTKSVDEVTIINILTNRSNEQRQNIAFAYQRRTKKELASVLKSALASHLETVILGLLKTPAQYDACDLKASMKGLGTDENSLIEIICSRTNQELQEINRVYREMYKTDLEKDTISDTSGDFRKLMIALAKGQRAEDGYVIDYELTDQDAWDLYDAGXERRGTNVPKWISIMTERGVCHLQKVFERCKSYSPYDMLESIKKEVRGDLENAFLNRVQCIQTKPLYFADRLYDSMKGKGAHDKVLIRIMISHSEVDMLKIRSEFKKKYGKSLYYCIQQDTKGDYQKALLYLCGEDD, from the exons ATGTCTACCGTTCATGAAATTCTCTGCAAGCTCAGCTTGGAGGGTGATCACTCCACACCTCCAAGTGCATATGGGTCAGTCAAAGCGTACACCAACTTTGATGCTGAGCAGTATGCTCTGAACATTGAAACGGCCATCAAGACTAAAAGTGTGGATGAGGTCACCATCATTAACATTTTGACCAACCGCAGCAATGAACAGAGACAGAATATCGCCTTCGCCTACCAGAGAAGGACCAAAAAGGAACTTGCATCAGTACTGAAGTCAGCCTTGGCCAGCCACCTGGAGACAGTGATTTTGGGCCTATTGAAAACACCTGCTCAGTATGACGCTTGCGATCTGAAAGCCTCCATGAAGGGGCTGGGGACCGATGAGAACTCCCTCATTGAGATCATCTGCTCAAGGACCAACCAGGAGCTACAGGAAATCAACAGAGTCTACAGGGAAATGTACAAGACCGATCTGGAGAAGGATACCATTTCCGACACATCTGGTGACTTCCGCAAGCTGATGATTGCCCTCGCGAAGGGTCAAAGAGCAGAGGACGGCTATGTCATTGATTATGAACTGACTGACCAAGATGCCTGGGATCTCTATGATgctg aggagaggagaggaactAATGTTCCCAAGTGGATCAGCATCATGACCGAGCGGGGCGTGTGCCACCTCCAGAAAGTATTTGAAAGGTGCAAGAGCTACAGCCCTTATGACATGCTGGAGAGCATCAAGAAGGAGGTCAGAGGAGACCTGGAAAATGCCTTCCTGAACCGAGTCCAGTGCATTCAGACCAAGCCCCTGTATTTTGCTGACAGACTGTACGACTCCATGAAGGGCAAGGGCGCTCACGATAAGGTCCTGATTAGAATCATGATCTCCCACAGTGAAGTGGACATGTTGAAAATTAGATCTGAATTCAAGAAAAAGTATGGCAAGTCCCTGTACTATTGCATTCAGCAAGACACCAAAGGCGACTACCAGAAAGCGCTGCTGTACCTGTGTGGTGAGGATGACTGA